aCATATGGAATAAGTTAAAATCTACTTGTCTAAGTaaagtgaaattaataaagaCAATAAGTAACATTACTATGGCCATTAGTGTTGAGTAATTTCTACTTTAGTTAATGTTTACTATGCAATACTCTGTTTCAAGTACATGTTCTTCAAACAATATAAGACTATAAATTAAGCCAAGCTTTTAAAGTGTATGCTTTACTTAGAAACATCtatgtaaataataaacagtAGATATTGTGTAGACAACAaatactcaatacttggtacacAATAGGCTACTCAACAACGCTAACATCTAATGGATCATTTCGGAGTATGAATGTGTCCTTTTGAGAAAAACCTGAACTCCAGATGTCGCAAAACAGCAAGTTACTAAACCTAACTGGAAAAGAAATGATAAAACAGTGTCCATACAGCTGGAAAAACTAAATGAGTTTTTCttgccccagtgcatgatgggaacgGCAGTTTCAGAAAGTTAAGTAGTTGAGTAATTTTAACGTTTGAATTACTACAAGCTTAAATTGAGTACAAACatacaatttacttttttttttttttcattcttgccTGAACTAACTTATTCATGTAAATTACTTTCTTTGTAGTAGTATTTATTTCACCACACTGTCATTTTTACACCCCCAGTGAATGAATGtcaatattgtgatgttttttttttttttttttttttttggagattgtCTGGATTTGGCACATGATtaaatttatgatttattatttaatccaATGATTTCAGCCTattgacacatgcacacacacacaaacacaagcctgtctttttttattaaacatgagATCAGCCGCAGAGTTCATTTTCAACTTGCATTTATTTCAGAGGATCATGAGAGAATATCATCATGAATTCTTGGAATCAACATCTGCGCTGGGAACAGACCTTGAACCGAAATCGGCGATCTCTGAAAGAAGTACAATACATTAGTGAACAACAGAGCTCACAATCTGACATGTTCCACTTGAAATAGTCATAGCATGAATATATAGAAATAACATAAATTCTACCCACTCTTCACGATTTTGATGGTAGCTTTGAGTGCCCACCAGAACGCTCTCGGAAGGCACAGTCCAGTGGAAGTACTCATCGAAGGAGTTCACGTACGAGGTCCAATGACAGTTTGCAGAAATACAATTACTTCTACAGCAATAAAACTTCCAGCTGTGTGGAAACATGGTATTGGCATCAGCTCAGAGGAGTTAGAGAGAGTCAGAAGATGAGAATCGGTCAGACATCAGAGCTCACCGTCTGTCCTCATAGCTGTTACTGTGGTAGCTGCTCATTCCTGCGATCACGTGTTGTGCTGGACACTCAAAGAAGATCACTTGATCGAAGTCATTGACGTAACTTGTCCAGAAACAACTTCCACTCTGGCCATTGGTGACTTGACAGCCAAAGTCCCAAACCCGGTCCTCATAGTTATTGTTGTGCTCGCTTTGTTAAGTTGGAATggagaaatgtatatttattattatttaaattgcattgatatttacatttaaatttgaaatgtttgaGTTTCCATTTAGCTTTgctaaaactgacatttataGACATCCCAAATCTCCTCAAACAGACAGCATCTCTGCAAATTATATACAATACTCTGGAAATCAAGCAAGGTGGGAGGAAAGTCCTGTTTAGAGAGTATTAAACAGCATTTTTGGTGATTCAGTTAGAAGTTTGTTGTTTCCACTTGGTATACGTAcatgtgttttaaattaaattaaaattaaacttttatgcatttagcagacgcttttaaccgaagtgacttacagtgtattttaaattttaaatgcttctcCTTTGACACTAAATCACTTTTGCGGTAATTAACATGAAAACTGAATGTGCATCCAAACCAGGTAATGCGGCATGATTCAAGGAGTCCTTGATAGTgtattatacttatttatttctgatttaaTGCTGTGTCAGCAGCAAAGGTAATATCCAACCATTGCATCACAATGTTTACAACAATTAAACAATTCTGTCTTAAAAAGTCTGATagtttattatatgtttataatCACTCAGTACAAATTAATAAGCAGTATACTCACCTGGTTATAGAGGATATTGACTGGCCTGCGGGACAATTAAAGTTTAGAATCCCATCATATCTGTTCTTGCCAGCCTGTGTAGAGAGAGATATCAAACCAAATTCAGCTTggaatacagtatttattaatgcatacacacacaaacacacaaaaaaaacatggtcCAGGTGAAAAGGATCAATAGAAAATGCTAGAGAAGCCTCTCACCTCGTGCACGACCCACCACTGCAGTCAACAGCAGAAACAGAACAACTCTCTTCATTGTGTTCAGGGATGCAACTGCAATTTGTGGTGTTTATCTAAGCTCTTGCTGCGCAAACACTTTTGACAGTGCTCGTCCTGACTGTgttcttttaaatactttatCAACATGACTCAATCCAGCAGTGACCAATCACGAGTCAAAACAAGCCAgtgaaatctaaatatttatctTGTATCATGTGATTTAAtggtattttgcatatttttatgtGGTGTTATCAGTTTATGAATTACATGAAAACACCctgaaatataattgtatatatttctttattcaaAGACCTTTCTCTAACAGTTAGggttagtttagtttttttttttttttttatgccaaatgCAACTTGCAGAGTACACCTTTAAATCATTAATtgatatatatttgattaatccACAATTAATTCCTACTGATTTGTAATTGTCTCACCTCATGGATTTGCATCTCTGTGTGTTGATATTATACACTATGTGTTTGTATTACCTTATGAATTCTGATACCATTATAAATTGCTGCAGTGTGTTCATAATGAAATACATGTCTAATATAGAGCCCTTTTATGAGAAAtgttaatacattatttaatgagGATTAGGACTGGTTAGCTAACCAAactctaagaaaaaaataataaaatgctttcATAAAGGTAATTGTGCATAcatt
This sequence is a window from Carassius auratus strain Wakin chromosome 43, ASM336829v1, whole genome shotgun sequence. Protein-coding genes within it:
- the LOC113061251 gene encoding hemagglutinin/amebocyte aggregation factor-like is translated as MKRVVLFLLLTAVVGRARGERLLYKNRYDGILNFNCPAGQSISSITSEHNNNYEDRVWDFGCQVTNGQSGSCFWTSYVNDFDQVIFFECPAQHVIAGMSSYHSNSYEDRRWKFYCCRSNCISANCHWTSYVNSFDEYFHWTVPSESVLVGTQSYHQNREEDRRFRFKVCSQRRC